CAAAATGCGACCATTTGATATCCTTAGATTCAGATTATTTTCAGCCATAAGACTATATTTATATTGATGATAGATAATGCAAACAACGATTCTAAAGGTGTTCGCCTTTTGGCCCCTCCCAGGGAGCTGAAGGAGACTGGTCACCATTATTGGTGACCTTTTGCATCTTACTGTCCTCTAAAACCTTTGCTATATTTGCTATTAGAGAAATCACGCTGTCAGAATTCGGGGGAGTGAAGATTTAACGCTTCATATAAACCCTCATACTTTTCGCCGCCGAATACTTCAGGAGTGGTTGCAACATCTCCGAGCGCGGTTCCTGTAGCGCCGTCAAGCACCAATATCCGTTTTTTAAGCGTCTCCCTTAATATTTTTACCCTGTCAGTCATAGATACATCACTTTCCTAAAATTCTGTTTTTTCCTAATTGTCCACCGCCAAGTGAATAATAATTAGATTTTCCTTCTTTTATTTTGCCCGATGCGTTGCGCGTGTCAACAATGAATTTTGAATTATCAAAGACCATCTGCCATTCTATTTTGGAATGATCGGTAATAATTATCACACACTCGAACTCTTTCAGCATTTCTTCATTTAGTTCGATTGATTCGCCCTCTAAGTTATCCTCTTTAAAATTAGGGACAAACGGATCATGGTACTCAATGTTTATTACTCCTTTTTCCAAAAGAGACTCCCACACGTGGATACCCGGTGAGTTACGGAGATCTTCAATATCGGGTTTATATGCGATTCCGATTATCAGAACCCTGCATTCCGGCAGCGGAGTCGGTGACATCGAAAGCGCTTGAATAGTCCTGTCTGCCACGTAACGAGGCATATTTTCGTTCGTTTTAGCGGCATGCTCAATAAAATCAGAATAAAAATTATACTCTTTCGCTTTCCACGAAAGATAATAAGGATCAATCTGAATGCAATGTCCTCCGATTCCCGGTCCGGGATTGAACTTCATAAATCCAAACGGTTTTGTCGAAGCGGCTCTTACCACTTCCCAGATATCAATCCCTCCGATTCGGTCGCACAGCATTGCCATTTCATTTATCATCGCTATATTTACGCTTCTGAAAATATTTTCAAGAAGTTTCGCCATTTCCGCCACTTCCGGACTCGACACTTTCACTACATCATTCGTTATCATAGACAGCAGATTAGAGGCTTCTTCAGTGCATTTTTCCGTGATGCCGCCCAAAACGATCGGCGTATTGGTAAACGTATACTTTTCACTTCCGGGATCAACTCTTTCCGGCGCAAAGGCAACATAACCGTCAGTTCCGATCTTTATTCCTGCTGCTTCCATTTTTGGAACAATAAATTCCCGGGTGGTGCCCGGATATGTGGTACTCCTGAGAATTACCAAATGTCCATTACGGAGGTATGGGGCGATTCCATCAACCACGCTTTTTATAAATGATACATCGGGTGTTTTATGAACAGTGACCGGTGTGGGAACACAAATTATTATTGCATCGGTATCCTTTACTGCTGAAAGTTCTGTTGTGGCGGATAATACCCCCTTAGTGACCACAGTTGACAGTTCTTCGGAAGAGAGATCAGAGATATAGCTCTCACCATTTTTAATTTTTTCTATCTTCACTTCATCAACATCAATTCCGACAATATTCACACCATTCTTGGCAAATTCTACCGCTAAGGGAAGCCCAACATATCCCAAACCGATTATTGATAACTTATTGTTTCCGTAACCCATACTAACCTCGTTGGTTAATTAACTTCGCGCATAAAATTCGAGCATTTATAATTTAGGAGGAACCCTCTACCTCCGATTCAATTTCTTTGAACGTCATCTGTCG
This portion of the Candidatus Neomarinimicrobiota bacterium genome encodes:
- a CDS encoding nucleotide sugar dehydrogenase, coding for MGYGNNKLSIIGLGYVGLPLAVEFAKNGVNIVGIDVDEVKIEKIKNGESYISDLSSEELSTVVTKGVLSATTELSAVKDTDAIIICVPTPVTVHKTPDVSFIKSVVDGIAPYLRNGHLVILRSTTYPGTTREFIVPKMEAAGIKIGTDGYVAFAPERVDPGSEKYTFTNTPIVLGGITEKCTEEASNLLSMITNDVVKVSSPEVAEMAKLLENIFRSVNIAMINEMAMLCDRIGGIDIWEVVRAASTKPFGFMKFNPGPGIGGHCIQIDPYYLSWKAKEYNFYSDFIEHAAKTNENMPRYVADRTIQALSMSPTPLPECRVLIIGIAYKPDIEDLRNSPGIHVWESLLEKGVINIEYHDPFVPNFKEDNLEGESIELNEEMLKEFECVIIITDHSKIEWQMVFDNSKFIVDTRNASGKIKEGKSNYYSLGGGQLGKNRILGK